A single genomic interval of Nitrospiria bacterium harbors:
- a CDS encoding tetratricopeptide repeat protein — MLNSGNLSGAEKYFSEAVTLNPLFPEAHNGLGLIYKKQGEMEKAKEHYQNAIGLKSDYSEALNNLAVMLDQKGEFQKAQGLYQRALQHRPGYSDAHLNFAISLEKAGFLDKAKREYEHFLSSASPEQSGLVEKIKAHLRQL; from the coding sequence ATGTTAAATTCAGGGAATCTGAGCGGGGCGGAAAAATATTTCTCAGAAGCGGTAACCTTAAACCCCCTTTTTCCCGAGGCCCACAATGGTTTGGGACTCATTTATAAAAAACAAGGCGAAATGGAAAAGGCGAAGGAGCATTACCAGAATGCCATAGGTTTGAAATCTGATTATTCGGAAGCCCTAAATAATTTAGCCGTAATGCTGGACCAGAAGGGGGAATTTCAGAAGGCTCAAGGGCTTTATCAACGGGCTCTTCAGCATCGCCCCGGTTATTCGGATGCTCATCTAAATTTTGCCATATCTCTTGAAAAAGCAGGATTTTTGGATAAAGCCAAAAGAGAATACGAACACTTTCTTTCCTCCGCCTCCCCAGAACAGTCAGGCCTGGTCGAAAAGATCAAAGCCCATTTAAGACAACTTTAA